Proteins co-encoded in one Terriglobia bacterium genomic window:
- the cas9 gene encoding type II CRISPR RNA-guided endonuclease Cas9 (Cas9, originally named Csn1, is the large, multifunctional signature protein of type II CRISPR/Cas systems. It is well known even to general audiences because its RNA-guided endonuclease activity has made it a popular tool for custom editing of eukaryotic genomes.): protein MTDQIPQEYVLGIDLGSNSLGWATIERRNGSPQGLYRTGSVPALGSRVFEAATEGDRQSGQEKTRNVNRRQMRHQTRQTRRRAQRLRDVFLLLQSWDLLPLGNARVRIERQKILEDLDVSILNSEWFKKIGSEHGHPQRVKRCAQCHRLREVMPYSLRASALEEKLEKHHLGRALYHLAQRRGFLANSKVASRKEDKVGTVKRGISELVRAMKTVDAPTLGVYFGRHVTPDRERIRGHWTSREEMYEPELKQIWQEQSRHHPDIFSADNYRRLRVLVFDQRPSWFDPNTIGRCDLEPSQRRAPMYLLISQRFRLLQQVNNLRVLQPGELDRPLTPDERQKVIDELELKGDRTFDQIRKVLALPEEHKFNLEPRKRTKKKKGDPPPPDVDEEDKRSGKAKLKGNRTNAAFYKVFGKRWLAMLPEERDRTVEYVYAFEKPEKLREAAKQKWGLEDGKAKKLSEISFETRPAGHSRKAMKKLLPLLENGRFYAEAKREIYPEKFQPYPSLKLLPPVEFAADPTFHEKRYRNWLRKTGALPEGGPLPPALGQIRNPAVMRSLTELRKVINELISRFGKPVEVHIELLRELKNPKSVRQRIDEASKRNRTARDNAEKRIKVKTGDEHPSDEDTRRVLLFDECKDRCVYCGQGFSGDGIYRGGQDVHIDHIVPRSLCPDNTFINLVLCHTRCNNEKGARTPFQAFKGDDFVKLEMNAKAIFGRTARRKLARILMNDEKLKEFLERFSERQLRDSAYASKVAAKYLGYLYGGVYDASKEQRVICTSGEATAELMKAWGLYSVLNDGPTSNGGAVKKNRNDHRHHAVDAIAVALTGQGTIQALTAARWLRHAVLESPWNDFVDSVRTEVDGTVVSHRASKKISGSLHKDTIYSAFDPNAPRENNPARLPRVRKWINELSKKAKDIEHIAEPPRKSGKKGKVREAIEDKLRELGTDDPANLPDPRRPENIDKLPQLRGRHGNSVPIKRVRVTQVVKTTHVGRGFRRRLVEPGKPGANHHFEIFAVLDPKNPEKELGWESDDVVTLLEVQRRIRGKKPIIKKAGFGEHTAFKFSVSQGEILELDRQIKGKPLLSDRVRLTTEERNSGRVRLVVRSISQQQDGGKKIEMVHVNDARPRRVNEEGKRSKVKSADWVTKSPAELFKWHARKVVVSPLGEVTEAHD from the coding sequence ATGACTGATCAAATTCCGCAGGAATACGTACTTGGCATCGACCTGGGCAGCAACTCTCTCGGCTGGGCCACCATCGAACGGCGGAACGGAAGCCCGCAGGGACTTTATCGCACTGGCAGCGTACCCGCCCTCGGGTCACGTGTCTTCGAGGCAGCCACAGAGGGAGATCGCCAGTCGGGACAAGAGAAGACCCGCAACGTCAATCGCCGCCAAATGCGGCACCAAACCCGCCAGACGCGCCGCCGCGCCCAGCGGCTAAGGGATGTATTTCTGCTTCTGCAATCCTGGGACCTCTTGCCCTTAGGCAATGCCAGAGTTCGCATAGAACGCCAGAAGATTCTGGAAGACTTGGACGTCAGCATCCTCAACTCTGAGTGGTTCAAGAAGATCGGTTCCGAACACGGCCATCCGCAGCGTGTCAAGCGTTGTGCTCAATGCCACCGACTGCGTGAGGTCATGCCCTATTCGCTGAGGGCGTCCGCGTTGGAAGAGAAGCTCGAAAAACATCATCTTGGCCGGGCGCTCTACCATCTCGCCCAGCGCCGGGGTTTTCTAGCAAATTCCAAGGTCGCGTCGAGGAAAGAAGACAAGGTCGGCACGGTAAAGAGAGGAATCAGCGAATTGGTCCGCGCTATGAAGACGGTGGATGCACCTACCCTAGGGGTCTATTTCGGCCGCCACGTTACGCCCGACCGCGAGCGCATCCGGGGGCACTGGACCTCGCGAGAGGAGATGTATGAGCCAGAGTTAAAGCAAATCTGGCAGGAGCAGTCCCGGCACCATCCGGACATTTTCAGCGCGGATAATTACAGGCGGCTGCGAGTGCTCGTCTTTGATCAACGCCCCTCATGGTTCGATCCCAACACCATCGGCCGTTGCGATCTTGAACCGAGCCAGCGCCGCGCCCCGATGTACCTGCTCATCTCCCAGCGTTTCCGCCTGCTTCAACAGGTGAACAACCTCCGTGTCCTCCAGCCCGGTGAGTTGGACCGGCCGCTCACACCGGACGAGCGGCAGAAGGTGATCGATGAACTTGAGTTGAAGGGGGACCGAACCTTCGACCAGATCCGTAAGGTCCTGGCGCTTCCCGAAGAGCACAAATTCAACCTGGAGCCGCGAAAGCGAACGAAAAAGAAGAAGGGCGACCCTCCTCCACCCGACGTGGATGAAGAAGACAAGAGGTCCGGGAAGGCCAAGCTGAAGGGAAACCGAACCAACGCGGCCTTCTACAAAGTCTTCGGCAAACGCTGGCTTGCCATGTTGCCCGAAGAGCGGGACCGCACCGTCGAATACGTTTACGCGTTCGAGAAGCCCGAGAAGCTGAGGGAAGCGGCGAAGCAAAAGTGGGGCCTTGAAGATGGGAAGGCAAAGAAGCTTTCGGAAATTTCATTCGAAACGCGGCCGGCAGGTCATTCTCGAAAGGCAATGAAGAAACTGCTTCCGCTTCTGGAAAATGGAAGGTTCTACGCAGAGGCTAAGCGTGAGATTTACCCGGAAAAGTTCCAGCCGTATCCGTCCCTCAAGCTCCTTCCGCCCGTCGAGTTTGCCGCCGATCCCACCTTTCACGAAAAGCGCTATCGCAATTGGCTCAGGAAAACGGGCGCGCTTCCTGAAGGGGGGCCCTTGCCGCCCGCCCTTGGCCAAATCCGCAACCCCGCCGTCATGCGCAGTCTAACGGAGCTTCGGAAGGTCATAAACGAGTTGATCTCTCGTTTCGGCAAGCCTGTGGAGGTTCACATTGAACTACTCCGCGAGCTTAAGAATCCCAAAAGCGTTCGCCAACGCATCGATGAGGCGAGCAAGAGAAACCGCACCGCGCGGGATAATGCGGAAAAAAGGATTAAGGTCAAAACCGGCGACGAGCACCCGAGCGACGAAGACACAAGGAGAGTCCTTCTGTTCGATGAATGCAAGGATCGTTGCGTATACTGCGGGCAGGGATTTTCAGGTGACGGCATATATCGGGGCGGGCAGGACGTCCACATCGACCACATCGTCCCCCGCAGCCTTTGCCCGGACAACACATTCATTAACCTCGTCCTTTGCCACACCCGCTGTAACAACGAAAAAGGGGCCAGAACCCCCTTTCAAGCCTTCAAGGGCGATGACTTTGTGAAGTTGGAAATGAACGCCAAGGCGATTTTCGGGAGGACGGCGCGGCGCAAGCTGGCTCGGATCCTCATGAACGACGAAAAGCTGAAAGAATTTCTTGAAAGATTCTCCGAACGCCAGCTTCGAGATTCCGCCTACGCATCAAAGGTGGCCGCAAAATACCTGGGATACCTTTACGGCGGAGTCTACGACGCGAGCAAAGAACAGCGGGTCATTTGCACGTCAGGTGAAGCGACCGCGGAACTCATGAAAGCCTGGGGCTTGTATAGTGTCCTCAACGATGGGCCCACTTCCAACGGTGGTGCGGTTAAGAAGAACCGAAACGACCACCGCCACCATGCCGTTGACGCCATCGCTGTTGCGCTCACCGGTCAAGGAACCATCCAGGCCCTTACCGCAGCCAGGTGGCTACGTCACGCTGTACTGGAATCTCCCTGGAACGATTTCGTAGATTCCGTCCGCACGGAAGTTGACGGAACCGTCGTGTCGCACCGAGCTTCCAAGAAAATCTCCGGCTCGCTCCACAAGGACACGATTTATTCCGCATTTGACCCGAACGCTCCTCGTGAGAACAATCCCGCGCGCCTCCCGCGCGTGCGGAAGTGGATCAACGAGCTCTCGAAGAAGGCGAAGGACATTGAGCATATCGCAGAACCGCCCAGAAAGTCAGGGAAGAAGGGGAAGGTAAGGGAGGCAATCGAGGACAAACTGCGGGAACTCGGGACGGACGATCCCGCCAACCTGCCCGACCCTCGCAGGCCGGAAAATATCGACAAACTACCCCAGCTCCGGGGACGGCACGGCAACTCTGTTCCGATCAAGCGAGTAAGAGTCACGCAGGTCGTGAAAACTACTCACGTGGGGAGAGGCTTTCGGCGCAGGCTTGTCGAGCCAGGAAAGCCAGGGGCGAACCATCACTTCGAGATTTTTGCGGTCCTTGATCCGAAAAATCCGGAGAAGGAGTTGGGGTGGGAGAGCGATGATGTAGTCACATTGCTCGAGGTGCAGCGGAGAATAAGGGGAAAGAAGCCGATCATCAAGAAAGCTGGGTTCGGAGAACATACCGCGTTCAAGTTCTCCGTTTCACAGGGGGAAATCCTCGAACTCGACCGGCAGATTAAAGGTAAGCCTTTGCTGTCAGACAGGGTCCGCTTGACTACCGAAGAACGGAATTCCGGGCGGGTCAGGCTGGTTGTCAGGTCAATAAGCCAACAACAGGACGGCGGCAAGAAGATCGAGATGGTTCACGTCAACGATGCGCGTCCAAGAAGAGTAAACGAAGAAGGAAAGCGATCAAAAGTAAAGTCTGCCGACTGGGTCACCAAATCACCCGCGGAGCTATTTAAATGGCATGCGCGCAAAGTTGTAGTCAGCCCGCTTGGGGAGGTGACGGAAGCGCATGATTAA